The following proteins are co-located in the Meriones unguiculatus strain TT.TT164.6M chromosome 4, Bangor_MerUng_6.1, whole genome shotgun sequence genome:
- the Ndst2 gene encoding bifunctional heparan sulfate N-deacetylase/N-sulfotransferase 2 isoform X3: MLLRHRGEFWWFPHMWSHMQPHLFHNRSVLAEQMRLNKQFALEHGIPTDLGYAVAPHHSGVYPIHTQLYEAWKSVWGIQVTSTEEYPHLRPARHRRGFIHNGIMVLPRQTCGLFTHTIFYNEYPGGSRELDRSIRGGELFLTVLLNPISVFMTHLSNYGNDRLGLYTFESLVRFLQCWTRLRLQTLPPVPLARKYFELFPQERSPLWQNPCDDKRHKDIWSKEKTCDRLPKFLIVGPQKTGTTAIHFFLSLHPAVTSSFPSPSTFEEIQFFNGPNYHKGIDWYMDFFPVPSNASTDFLFEKSATYFDSEVVPRRGAALLPRAKIITVLTNPADRAYSWYQHQRAHGDPVALNYTFYQVISASSQAPLVLRSLQNRCLVPGYYSTHLQRWLTYYPSGQLLIVDGQELRTNPAASMEIIQKFLGITPFLNYTRTLRFDEDKGFWCQGLEGGKTRCLGKSKGRRYPDMDMESRLFLMDFFRNHNLELSKLLSRLGQPAPLWLREELRHSSVG; encoded by the exons ATGCTGTTGAGGCACCGCGGAGAGTTCTGGTGGTTCCCGCACATGTGGAGCCACATGCAGCCTCACCTGTTCCACAACCGCTCTGTGCTGGCCGAGCAGATGCGGCTCAACAAGCAGTTTGCCCTG GAGCATGGGATTCCTACGGATCTGGGCTATGCTGTGGCCCCCCACCACTCTGGCGTGTATCCCATCCACACGCAGCTCTATGAGGCCTGGAAATCTGTCTGGGGCATCCAAGTGACCAGCACTGAGGAGTACCCCCATCTCCGCCCTGCTCGCCACCGCCGTGGCTTCATTCACAATGGCATCATG gtgCTCCCTCGGCAAACATGTGGCCTCTTCACCCACACAATCTTCTATAATGAGTATCCCGGTGGTTCTCGTGAGCTAGATCGGAGCATCCGAGGTGGAGAGCTCTTTCTGACGGTGCTGCTTAACCCG ATCAGCGTCTTCATGACCCATTTGTCAAACTACGGGAATGACCGGCTGGGCCTGTACACCTTCGAGAGCCTGGTACGCTTTCTGCAGTGCTGGACACGACTGCGCCTGCAGACCCTTCCTCCTGTCCCTCTTGCACGAAAGTACTTTGAACTTTTTCCTCAGGAACGAAGCCCCCTTTGGCAG AATCCCTGTGATGACAAGAGGCACAAAGATATCTGGTCCAAGGAGAAAACCTGTGATCGACTCCCCAAGTTCCTCATTGTGGGACCACAGAAGACAG GCACCACAGCTATTCACTTCTTCCTGAGCCTGCATCCAGCTGTGACAAGCAGCTTTCCTAGCCCCAGCACCTTTGAGGAAATTCAGTTCTTCAATGGGCCTAACTACCACAAGGGTATTGACTG GTACATGGACTTCTTCCCTGTTCCTTCCAATGCCAGCACTGACTTCCTGTTTGAAAAAAGTGCCACATACTTTGACTCTGAGGTTGTACCACGGCGAGGGGCTGCCCTTCTGCCAAGAGCCAAAATCATCACTGTGCTCACCAACCCTGCTGACAGGGCCTACTCCTGGTACCAG CACCAGCGAGCACATGGAGACCCAGTTGCTCTCAACTATACCTTCTACCAAGTGATTTCAGCTTCCTCTCAAGCCCCTCTGGTACTTCGCTCCTTGCAGAACCGTTGTCTTGTTCCTGGCTACTATTCCACCCATCTGCAACGCTGGCTGACTTACTATCCCTCTGGACAG TTGCTGATTGTGGATGGACAGGAGCTTCGTACCAACCCAGCAGCCTCAATGGAGATCATCCAGAAGTTCCTGGGTATCACCCCCTTTCTGAACTACACGAGGACCCTCAG GTTTGATGAAGATAAAGGATTTTGGTGCCAGGGACTGGAAGGTGGTAAGACTCGCTGTCTAGGGAAAAGCAAAGGCCGGAGGTACCCAGACATGGACATGGAG TCTCGCCTTTTCCTTATGGATTTTTTCCGGAACCATAATTTGGAGCTATCAAAGCTGCTGAGTCGGCTTGGACAGCCAGCCCCCTTGTGGCTTCGGGAAGAATTGCGGCATTCCAGTGTGGGCTGA
- the Ndst2 gene encoding bifunctional heparan sulfate N-deacetylase/N-sulfotransferase 2 isoform X2, with protein sequence MLQLWKAVRPARQLELHRLILLLIGFSLVSMGFLAYYVSTSPKAKEPLPLPLGDCSSSGAAGPGLARPPVPPRPPRPPETTRTEPVVLVFVESAYSQLGQEIVAILESSRFRYSTELAPGRGDMPTLTDNTRGRYVLVIYENLLKYVNLDAWSRELLDRYCVEYGVGIIGFFRAHEHSLLSAQLKGFPLFLHSNLGLRDYQVNPSAPLLHLTRPSRVEPGPLPGDDWTVFQSNHSTYEPVLIASHRPAELPMPAPVLRRARLPTVVQDLGLHDGIQRVLFGHGLSFWLHKLVFVDAVAYLTGKRLCLDLDRYILVDIDDIFVGKEGTRMKVADVEALLTTQNKLRTLVPNFTFNLGFSGKFYHTGTEEEDAGDDMLLRHRGEFWWFPHMWSHMQPHLFHNRSVLAEQMRLNKQFALEHGIPTDLGYAVAPHHSGVYPIHTQLYEAWKSVWGIQVTSTEEYPHLRPARHRRGFIHNGIMVLPRQTCGLFTHTIFYNEYPGGSRELDRSIRGGELFLTVLLNPISVFMTHLSNYGNDRLGLYTFESLVRFLQCWTRLRLQTLPPVPLARKYFELFPQERSPLWQNPCDDKRHKDIWSKEKTCDRLPKFLIVGPQKTGTTAIHFFLSLHPAVTSSFPSPSTFEEIQFFNGPNYHKGIDWYMDFFPVPSNASTDFLFEKSATYFDSEVVPRRGAALLPRAKIITVLTNPADRAYSWYQHQRAHGDPVALNYTFYQVISASSQAPLVLRSLQNRCLVPGYYSTHLQRWLTYYPSGQLLIVDGQELRTNPAASMEIIQKFLGLMKIKDFGARDWKVVRLAV encoded by the exons ATGCTCCAGCTGTGGAAGGCGGTGCGCCCTGCTCGGCAGCTGGAACTGCACCGCCTCATACTGCTGTTGATTGGTTTCAGTCTTGTCTCCATGGGATTCCTGGCTTACTACGTGTCCACTAGCCCCAAGGCCAAGGAACCTTTGCCTCTACCCTTGGGAGACTGTAGTAGCAGCGGGGCAGCTGGTCCTGGCCTTGCAAGGCCACCAGTCCCACCTCGACCCCCAAGGCCTCCAGAAACAACTCGAACAGAACCTGTGGTCCTGGTGTTTGTGGAAAGTGCATACTCACAATTGGGGCAGGAGATTGTGGCTATCTTGGAGTCTAGTCGTTTTCGTTATAGCACTGAGCTAGCACCTGGCCGAGGGGACATGCCCACGCTGACTGATAATACCCGTGGCCGCTATGTCTTGGTCATCTATGAGAACCTTTTGAAGTATGTCAACTTGGATGCCTGGAGTCGAGAACTGCTAGATCGGTACTGTGTGGAATATGGCGTGGGCATCATTGGCTTTTTTCGAGCCCATGAGCATAGCCTACTGAGTGCCCAACTTAAGGGCTTTCCCCTTTTCCTACACTCAAATTTGGGGCTCCGGGACTACCAAGTGAACCCTTCTGCCCCACTACTACATCTTACCCGCCCTAGCCGCGTGGAGCCAGGGCCGCTACCTGGTGATGACTGGACCGTCTTCCAGTCAAATCATAGCACCTACGAGCCGGTGCTTATTGCCAGCCATCGGCCAGCGGAGCTCCCTATGCCAGCACCCGTTCTTCGGCGGGCCCGTCTCCCCACTGTGGTACAGGACTTGGGACTTCATGATGGCATTCAGCGGGTGCTGTTCGGACACGGCCTTTCTTTCTGGCTCCATAAACTTGTTTTTGTGGACGCTGTCGCATATCTCACTGGGAAGCGCCTCTGCCTAGACCTTGACCGCTACATCTTAGTGGACATTGATGATATCTTTGTGGGCAAAGAAGGCACTCGCATGAAGGTGGCTGATGTAGag GCTCTGTTGACCACCCAGAACAAACTCAGGACCTTAGTTCCCAACTTCACCTTCAACCTGGGCTTCTCGGGCAAGTTCTATCATACTG GGACGGAAGAGGAGGACGCCGGGGACGACATGCTGTTGAGGCACCGCGGAGAGTTCTGGTGGTTCCCGCACATGTGGAGCCACATGCAGCCTCACCTGTTCCACAACCGCTCTGTGCTGGCCGAGCAGATGCGGCTCAACAAGCAGTTTGCCCTG GAGCATGGGATTCCTACGGATCTGGGCTATGCTGTGGCCCCCCACCACTCTGGCGTGTATCCCATCCACACGCAGCTCTATGAGGCCTGGAAATCTGTCTGGGGCATCCAAGTGACCAGCACTGAGGAGTACCCCCATCTCCGCCCTGCTCGCCACCGCCGTGGCTTCATTCACAATGGCATCATG gtgCTCCCTCGGCAAACATGTGGCCTCTTCACCCACACAATCTTCTATAATGAGTATCCCGGTGGTTCTCGTGAGCTAGATCGGAGCATCCGAGGTGGAGAGCTCTTTCTGACGGTGCTGCTTAACCCG ATCAGCGTCTTCATGACCCATTTGTCAAACTACGGGAATGACCGGCTGGGCCTGTACACCTTCGAGAGCCTGGTACGCTTTCTGCAGTGCTGGACACGACTGCGCCTGCAGACCCTTCCTCCTGTCCCTCTTGCACGAAAGTACTTTGAACTTTTTCCTCAGGAACGAAGCCCCCTTTGGCAG AATCCCTGTGATGACAAGAGGCACAAAGATATCTGGTCCAAGGAGAAAACCTGTGATCGACTCCCCAAGTTCCTCATTGTGGGACCACAGAAGACAG GCACCACAGCTATTCACTTCTTCCTGAGCCTGCATCCAGCTGTGACAAGCAGCTTTCCTAGCCCCAGCACCTTTGAGGAAATTCAGTTCTTCAATGGGCCTAACTACCACAAGGGTATTGACTG GTACATGGACTTCTTCCCTGTTCCTTCCAATGCCAGCACTGACTTCCTGTTTGAAAAAAGTGCCACATACTTTGACTCTGAGGTTGTACCACGGCGAGGGGCTGCCCTTCTGCCAAGAGCCAAAATCATCACTGTGCTCACCAACCCTGCTGACAGGGCCTACTCCTGGTACCAG CACCAGCGAGCACATGGAGACCCAGTTGCTCTCAACTATACCTTCTACCAAGTGATTTCAGCTTCCTCTCAAGCCCCTCTGGTACTTCGCTCCTTGCAGAACCGTTGTCTTGTTCCTGGCTACTATTCCACCCATCTGCAACGCTGGCTGACTTACTATCCCTCTGGACAG TTGCTGATTGTGGATGGACAGGAGCTTCGTACCAACCCAGCAGCCTCAATGGAGATCATCCAGAAGTTCCTGG GTTTGATGAAGATAAAGGATTTTGGTGCCAGGGACTGGAAGGTGGTAAGACTCGCTGTCTAG
- the Ndst2 gene encoding bifunctional heparan sulfate N-deacetylase/N-sulfotransferase 2 isoform X1 → MLQLWKAVRPARQLELHRLILLLIGFSLVSMGFLAYYVSTSPKAKEPLPLPLGDCSSSGAAGPGLARPPVPPRPPRPPETTRTEPVVLVFVESAYSQLGQEIVAILESSRFRYSTELAPGRGDMPTLTDNTRGRYVLVIYENLLKYVNLDAWSRELLDRYCVEYGVGIIGFFRAHEHSLLSAQLKGFPLFLHSNLGLRDYQVNPSAPLLHLTRPSRVEPGPLPGDDWTVFQSNHSTYEPVLIASHRPAELPMPAPVLRRARLPTVVQDLGLHDGIQRVLFGHGLSFWLHKLVFVDAVAYLTGKRLCLDLDRYILVDIDDIFVGKEGTRMKVADVEALLTTQNKLRTLVPNFTFNLGFSGKFYHTGTEEEDAGDDMLLRHRGEFWWFPHMWSHMQPHLFHNRSVLAEQMRLNKQFALEHGIPTDLGYAVAPHHSGVYPIHTQLYEAWKSVWGIQVTSTEEYPHLRPARHRRGFIHNGIMVLPRQTCGLFTHTIFYNEYPGGSRELDRSIRGGELFLTVLLNPISVFMTHLSNYGNDRLGLYTFESLVRFLQCWTRLRLQTLPPVPLARKYFELFPQERSPLWQNPCDDKRHKDIWSKEKTCDRLPKFLIVGPQKTGTTAIHFFLSLHPAVTSSFPSPSTFEEIQFFNGPNYHKGIDWYMDFFPVPSNASTDFLFEKSATYFDSEVVPRRGAALLPRAKIITVLTNPADRAYSWYQHQRAHGDPVALNYTFYQVISASSQAPLVLRSLQNRCLVPGYYSTHLQRWLTYYPSGQLLIVDGQELRTNPAASMEIIQKFLGITPFLNYTRTLRFDEDKGFWCQGLEGGKTRCLGKSKGRRYPDMDMESRLFLMDFFRNHNLELSKLLSRLGQPAPLWLREELRHSSVG, encoded by the exons ATGCTCCAGCTGTGGAAGGCGGTGCGCCCTGCTCGGCAGCTGGAACTGCACCGCCTCATACTGCTGTTGATTGGTTTCAGTCTTGTCTCCATGGGATTCCTGGCTTACTACGTGTCCACTAGCCCCAAGGCCAAGGAACCTTTGCCTCTACCCTTGGGAGACTGTAGTAGCAGCGGGGCAGCTGGTCCTGGCCTTGCAAGGCCACCAGTCCCACCTCGACCCCCAAGGCCTCCAGAAACAACTCGAACAGAACCTGTGGTCCTGGTGTTTGTGGAAAGTGCATACTCACAATTGGGGCAGGAGATTGTGGCTATCTTGGAGTCTAGTCGTTTTCGTTATAGCACTGAGCTAGCACCTGGCCGAGGGGACATGCCCACGCTGACTGATAATACCCGTGGCCGCTATGTCTTGGTCATCTATGAGAACCTTTTGAAGTATGTCAACTTGGATGCCTGGAGTCGAGAACTGCTAGATCGGTACTGTGTGGAATATGGCGTGGGCATCATTGGCTTTTTTCGAGCCCATGAGCATAGCCTACTGAGTGCCCAACTTAAGGGCTTTCCCCTTTTCCTACACTCAAATTTGGGGCTCCGGGACTACCAAGTGAACCCTTCTGCCCCACTACTACATCTTACCCGCCCTAGCCGCGTGGAGCCAGGGCCGCTACCTGGTGATGACTGGACCGTCTTCCAGTCAAATCATAGCACCTACGAGCCGGTGCTTATTGCCAGCCATCGGCCAGCGGAGCTCCCTATGCCAGCACCCGTTCTTCGGCGGGCCCGTCTCCCCACTGTGGTACAGGACTTGGGACTTCATGATGGCATTCAGCGGGTGCTGTTCGGACACGGCCTTTCTTTCTGGCTCCATAAACTTGTTTTTGTGGACGCTGTCGCATATCTCACTGGGAAGCGCCTCTGCCTAGACCTTGACCGCTACATCTTAGTGGACATTGATGATATCTTTGTGGGCAAAGAAGGCACTCGCATGAAGGTGGCTGATGTAGag GCTCTGTTGACCACCCAGAACAAACTCAGGACCTTAGTTCCCAACTTCACCTTCAACCTGGGCTTCTCGGGCAAGTTCTATCATACTG GGACGGAAGAGGAGGACGCCGGGGACGACATGCTGTTGAGGCACCGCGGAGAGTTCTGGTGGTTCCCGCACATGTGGAGCCACATGCAGCCTCACCTGTTCCACAACCGCTCTGTGCTGGCCGAGCAGATGCGGCTCAACAAGCAGTTTGCCCTG GAGCATGGGATTCCTACGGATCTGGGCTATGCTGTGGCCCCCCACCACTCTGGCGTGTATCCCATCCACACGCAGCTCTATGAGGCCTGGAAATCTGTCTGGGGCATCCAAGTGACCAGCACTGAGGAGTACCCCCATCTCCGCCCTGCTCGCCACCGCCGTGGCTTCATTCACAATGGCATCATG gtgCTCCCTCGGCAAACATGTGGCCTCTTCACCCACACAATCTTCTATAATGAGTATCCCGGTGGTTCTCGTGAGCTAGATCGGAGCATCCGAGGTGGAGAGCTCTTTCTGACGGTGCTGCTTAACCCG ATCAGCGTCTTCATGACCCATTTGTCAAACTACGGGAATGACCGGCTGGGCCTGTACACCTTCGAGAGCCTGGTACGCTTTCTGCAGTGCTGGACACGACTGCGCCTGCAGACCCTTCCTCCTGTCCCTCTTGCACGAAAGTACTTTGAACTTTTTCCTCAGGAACGAAGCCCCCTTTGGCAG AATCCCTGTGATGACAAGAGGCACAAAGATATCTGGTCCAAGGAGAAAACCTGTGATCGACTCCCCAAGTTCCTCATTGTGGGACCACAGAAGACAG GCACCACAGCTATTCACTTCTTCCTGAGCCTGCATCCAGCTGTGACAAGCAGCTTTCCTAGCCCCAGCACCTTTGAGGAAATTCAGTTCTTCAATGGGCCTAACTACCACAAGGGTATTGACTG GTACATGGACTTCTTCCCTGTTCCTTCCAATGCCAGCACTGACTTCCTGTTTGAAAAAAGTGCCACATACTTTGACTCTGAGGTTGTACCACGGCGAGGGGCTGCCCTTCTGCCAAGAGCCAAAATCATCACTGTGCTCACCAACCCTGCTGACAGGGCCTACTCCTGGTACCAG CACCAGCGAGCACATGGAGACCCAGTTGCTCTCAACTATACCTTCTACCAAGTGATTTCAGCTTCCTCTCAAGCCCCTCTGGTACTTCGCTCCTTGCAGAACCGTTGTCTTGTTCCTGGCTACTATTCCACCCATCTGCAACGCTGGCTGACTTACTATCCCTCTGGACAG TTGCTGATTGTGGATGGACAGGAGCTTCGTACCAACCCAGCAGCCTCAATGGAGATCATCCAGAAGTTCCTGGGTATCACCCCCTTTCTGAACTACACGAGGACCCTCAG GTTTGATGAAGATAAAGGATTTTGGTGCCAGGGACTGGAAGGTGGTAAGACTCGCTGTCTAGGGAAAAGCAAAGGCCGGAGGTACCCAGACATGGACATGGAG TCTCGCCTTTTCCTTATGGATTTTTTCCGGAACCATAATTTGGAGCTATCAAAGCTGCTGAGTCGGCTTGGACAGCCAGCCCCCTTGTGGCTTCGGGAAGAATTGCGGCATTCCAGTGTGGGCTGA